The Amblyomma americanum isolate KBUSLIRL-KWMA chromosome 5, ASM5285725v1, whole genome shotgun sequence genome window below encodes:
- the LOC144132965 gene encoding uncharacterized protein LOC144132965 has translation MGSTAWGIWAFCVLMLLCPAYFAGIVASFGKPWDTSCQMKKPSNGPSKYLTSAYHGDGTPLGQSLPAAWWPTPHCETTSQASVGCHQDEHAGRHQCSLCSKDFTQKSSLLRHLSIHSGDRPHRCDYCNSRFVRRSHLVRHLFTHTGDRPYHCSYCNSSFGRREILDKHIQTHTGERPYQCQLCPMTFAQNHHLVRHVQAHKGEKPYHCRYCQAAFHEKCRLECHEKQKHEMETVTF, from the exons ATGGGCTCCACTGCCTGGGGCATTTGGGCTTTCTGTGTACTAATGCTGCTTTGTCCTGCTTATTTTGCAGGAATTGTAGCAAGCTTTGGCAAGCCATGGGACACAAGCTGCCAAATGAAGAAGCCTTCAAATGGCCCCTCGAAAT ACTTGACCAGCGCATATCACGGCGATGGCACACCTCTTGGGCAAAGTTTGCCTGCTGCTTGGTGGCCTACACCCCACTGTGAGACAACTAGTCAAGCAAGTGTGGGATGTCACCAGGATGAGCATGCAGGCAGGCACCAGTGTTCCCTGTGCAGCAAGGACTTCACACAGAAGAGCAGTCTGCTGAGGCACCTGAGCATCCACAGTGGCGACCGTCCACACCGTTGCGACTACTGCAACAGCAGATTTGTGCGAAGGAGCCACCTTGTGAGGCACCTTTTCACCCACACCGGTGATCGTCCATACCATTGCAGTTACTGCAACAGCAGCTTTGGGCGAAGAGAAATCCTGGATAAACACATCCAAACCCACACGGGCGAAAGGCCGTACCAGTGCCAACTGTGCCCCATGACCTTTGCTCAAAACCACCACCTCGTCAGGCATGTTCAAGCCCATAAGGGTGAAAAACCATACCATTGTCGCTACTGCCAAGCAGCATTTCACGAGAAGTGCCGCTTGGAATGCCATGAAAAGCAGAAGCATGAAATGGAAACTGTAACTTTTTGA